The following are from one region of the Salvia splendens isolate huo1 chromosome 2, SspV2, whole genome shotgun sequence genome:
- the LOC121792772 gene encoding putative late blight resistance protein homolog R1A-4, producing MSTGRELADEDPSDPPSITTKDAAIGFADNLSDSTAATSSSRPSSTTKYFVADFAEDPSKDDLVRFDYDIAQMMDRIINYSYSNLQILPIVGMGGIGKSTLARLIYDDPAIIEHFDIRAWVTVSQDYSIPCIVSQLLASVKGRVDRVGRDSLKGIQAEEEDIYKTLSGRRYLIVMDDIWSAEVWDRLQLLFPDNNNRSRIILTKRKMDVATAISYNNIHMMPFLDDYQSWYLFQQKVFGDQDCPLELQSVAEKIVEGCGGLPLSIVTVAGLLSRIPRTPKMWQQIEVNDGQLGSILSLSYNHLSPHLKECFLYMAAFPQDYEIRASELIKLWVAEGFLEPRYSYETIEVEAERCLMVLTRQTSRNIKGNIISCRLHSMVWDFCARQAGKERFLLPVMDYFPTPILRKHFLLQVLQNHPFISVSWHDLHLRDSTHSSCTTSIICIPQRGYRPKCSVHNFTSLRVLHVLRENDCSYWELGQVFGLIYLTYLASNIPDSIVPPAIAKLQNLQTLIIYRSDVHLPVEIWSLRQLRHLVAFSFLPLLLPERVTPFLQNLQTFSKGTNLVCSERMVEVIPNIKKLGICYCEEKFDAGYHLGNLKQLYQLEKLKLEMHSSFVSRLNPIFPMLLKKLELSGRWISWKDMTIVGSLPNLQVLKLCLPWETLGNH from the coding sequence ATGTCAACTGGCAGAGAATTAGCAGATGAAGATCCCAGTGATCCACCATCAATCACGACCAAAGATGCTGCGATTGGCTTTGCTGACAATCTAAGTGACTCTACTGCTGCTACATCATCATCAAGACCTTCATCTACAACCAAATATTTTGTGGCTGACTTTGCTGAAGATCCGAGCAAAGATGATTTAGTCCGTTTTGATTACGATATAGCACAGATGATGGACcgaataattaattattcatattccAACCTACAAATCCTCCCTATTGTCGGAATGGGAGGCATTGGTAAGTCCACACTTGCTAGACTTATTTATGATGATCCAGCGATCATAGAGCATTTTGATATTCGAGCTTGGGTCACAGTATCACAAGATTATAGTATACCATGTATTGTCTCACAACTACTAGCTTCGGTGAAAGGAAGAGTAGATCGAGTTGGAAGGGATTCGTTGAAAGGAATCCAAGCAGAGGAGGAAGATATTTACAAAACCTTATCTGGGCGGAGGTATCTCATAGTAATGGACGACATTTGGAGTGCGGAAGTTTGGGATCGCTTACAGTTGCTATTTCCTGACAACAATAATAGAAGCCGGATCATATTAACCAAGAGGAAAATGGATGTGGCTACTGCCATATCATACAACAATATTCATATGATGCCTTTCTTGGATGACTATCAAAGTTGGTATTTGTTCCAACAGAAGGTTTTCGGAGATCAAGATTGTCCTCTTGAGCTACAAAGTGTTGCAGAAAAAATAGTAGAAGGATGTGGAGGACTGCCCCTCTCAATTGTTACTGTGGCAGGACTTTTATCCAGGATTCCTAGAACTCCAAAAATGTGGCAGCAAATTGAAGTAAATGATGGGCAGTTGGGATCAATATTATCTTTGAGTTACAACCACTTGTCTCCACATTTGAAGGAGTGTTTCTTGTATATGGCAGCCTTCCCTCAAGATTACGAGATACGTGCCTCTGAACTCATCAAACTTTGGGTTGCTGAGGGCTTTTTGGAACCTAGATATAGCTATGAAACCATAGAAGTGGAGGCAGAGAGGTGCTTGATGGTTCTGACAAGGCAAACTAGCCGAAATATTAAAGGCAATATAATAAGTTGCAGGCTGCATAGTATGGTGTGGGACTTCTGTGCGAGACAGGCCGGGAAAGAGAGGTTCCTTCTTCCTGTTATGGACTACTTCCCTACTCCTATATTAAGAAAACATTTTCTTCTACAAGTCCTCCAAAATCATCCCTTTATAAGTGTTAGTTGGCATGATCTACATCTTAGAGACTCTACACATAGCTCATGCACCACTTCTATCATATGCATCCCACAAAGAGGATATAGGCCCAAATGCTCTGTACATAACTTTACTTCACTTAGGGTCCTTCATGTTTTGCGTGAAAACGATTGTTCATATTGGGAGCTAGGTCAAGTGTTTGGATTGATTTATCTCACATACCTTGCTTCCAACATTCCAGATAGTATTGTCCCTCCAGCTATAGCAAAGCTTCAGAATCTGCagactttaattatttatagatCTGATGTTCATTTGCCAGTGGAGATTTGGAGTCTGAGGCAGTTGAGGCATCTTGTCGCCTTCTCATTTCTTCCTTTACTCCTTCCTGAAAGAGTAACTCCTTTTCTACAAAACTTGCAAACATTTTCTAAGGGAACAAACTTAGTGTGTAGTGAAAGGATGGTGGAAGTGATCCCAAACATAAAAAAGTTGGGAATTTGCTACTGTGAAGAGAAGTTTGATGCAGGCTATCATCTTGGCAATCTGAAACAACTATATCAGCTTGAGAAGTTGAAATTGGAGATGCATAGTTCATTTGTGTCACGTCTGAATCCTATTTTTCCTATGTTACTGAAAAAGTTAGAACTGAGTGGCAGGTGGATTTCTTGGAAAGATATGACAATTGTTGGTTCGTTGCCTAATCTTCAAGTGTTGAAACTATGCTTGCCATGGGAAACACTGGGTAACCATTGA
- the LOC121792773 gene encoding TRAF-type zinc finger domain-containing protein 1-like isoform X2 encodes MAAAGVSDDQVTSVCGHCDRAIPSSNIDLHFAHCSRNLEKCIVCGDMIPRKHAEEHFLSTHAPACCSLCSETMDRDILDVHKGENCPKRIVTCEYCEFPLPAIDLLEHQEVCGNRTELCYMCHKYIRLREMHSHVSRCTGAVSNVAESSRNTRALERERERAAGAPRRQPREFSPRRLLFTIAITGIAVLLGSLFFQRKPGRTPVN; translated from the exons ATGGCTGCGGCTGGAGTTTCTGATGATCAGGTCACTAGCGTATGCGGTCACTG TGACAGAGCTATTCCATCTTCCAATATTGACTTGCATTTTGCTCACTGCTCCCGGAATCTGGAGAAGTGTATAGTGTGTGGTGATATGATACCCCGGAAACATGCAGAAGAGCATTTTCTGAGTACCCATGCCCCG GCCTGTTGTTCCCTGTGCAGTGAGACTATGGACCGTGATATTTTAGATGTTCACAAAGGAGAAAATTGCCCGAAAAGAATTGTGACTTGTGAATATTGTGAATTTCCACTGCCTGCAATTGATCTATTGGAGCACCAG GAAGTTTGTGGAAATCGGACAGAGTTATGTTACATGTGCCATAAATATATAAGACTTCGAGAGATGCATAGCCATGTAAGCAGATGCACCGGTGCTGTTAGTAACGTAGCTGAGTCATCAAG GAACACGAGGGCACtggaaagggaaagggaaagggcTGCAGGTGCTCCGAGGAGGCAACCGCGTGAGTTTTCTCCAAGGCGTCTACTGTTTACTATTGCAATAACAGGGATTGCTGTTCTATTAGGTTCGCTTTTCTTCCAGAGGAAGCCAGGCCGGACTCCAGTGAACTAA
- the LOC121792773 gene encoding TRAF-type zinc finger domain-containing protein 1-like isoform X1, with protein MLRRFLMLTTHTLIVVTIIELMSAFLFSKGGMAAAGVSDDQVTSVCGHCDRAIPSSNIDLHFAHCSRNLEKCIVCGDMIPRKHAEEHFLSTHAPACCSLCSETMDRDILDVHKGENCPKRIVTCEYCEFPLPAIDLLEHQEVCGNRTELCYMCHKYIRLREMHSHVSRCTGAVSNVAESSRNTRALERERERAAGAPRRQPREFSPRRLLFTIAITGIAVLLGSLFFQRKPGRTPVN; from the exons ATGTTGCGGAGATTTTTGATGCTCACGACGCATACTTTGATTGTTGTAACTATCATCGAATTGATGAG TGCTTTCCTGTTTTCAAAAGGGGGAATGGCTGCGGCTGGAGTTTCTGATGATCAGGTCACTAGCGTATGCGGTCACTG TGACAGAGCTATTCCATCTTCCAATATTGACTTGCATTTTGCTCACTGCTCCCGGAATCTGGAGAAGTGTATAGTGTGTGGTGATATGATACCCCGGAAACATGCAGAAGAGCATTTTCTGAGTACCCATGCCCCG GCCTGTTGTTCCCTGTGCAGTGAGACTATGGACCGTGATATTTTAGATGTTCACAAAGGAGAAAATTGCCCGAAAAGAATTGTGACTTGTGAATATTGTGAATTTCCACTGCCTGCAATTGATCTATTGGAGCACCAG GAAGTTTGTGGAAATCGGACAGAGTTATGTTACATGTGCCATAAATATATAAGACTTCGAGAGATGCATAGCCATGTAAGCAGATGCACCGGTGCTGTTAGTAACGTAGCTGAGTCATCAAG GAACACGAGGGCACtggaaagggaaagggaaagggcTGCAGGTGCTCCGAGGAGGCAACCGCGTGAGTTTTCTCCAAGGCGTCTACTGTTTACTATTGCAATAACAGGGATTGCTGTTCTATTAGGTTCGCTTTTCTTCCAGAGGAAGCCAGGCCGGACTCCAGTGAACTAA
- the LOC121766170 gene encoding PRA1 family protein D-like: MLHPWAQFLDLSALRPPASLSESTYRVTQNLCYFLRNYVVLTIIIFLLTLLPRPHSLLFFLCLSAAWIYFVLSRDYPLTDHRFAIGFLAVVTWGALSWNHFWMKLYLSTMIGAVLALVHAVSRLPGDYSIGNPRGGYRYATF, translated from the coding sequence ATGCTCCACCCGTGGGCGCAGTTCCTAGACCTGTCCGCCCTTAGGCCTCCCGCCTCCCTCTCCGAATCGACCTACCGCGTCACCCAAAACCTCTGTTATTTCCTCCGAAACTACGTCGTTTTGACCATAATCATCTTCCTCCTAACCCTCCTCCCCCGCCCCCACTCCCTACTCTTCTTCCTCTGCCTCTCCGCCGCCTGGATATACTTCGTCCTCTCCCGCGACTATCCCCTCACCGATCATAGATTCGCCATCGGATTTCTCGCCGTCGTCACTTGGGGCGCGCTGTCCTGGAATCACTTCTGGATGAAATTGTACCTTTCCACGATGATCGGAGCCGTCCTCGCGCTCGTGCACGCCGTTTCGAGGCTGCCGGGAGATTATTCCATCGGTAACCCTAGAGGGGGATACAGATACGCTACCTTTTGA